A genomic segment from Geitlerinema sp. PCC 7407 encodes:
- a CDS encoding hydantoinase B/oxoprolinase family protein — MASNLAQGQWRFWIDRGGTFTDIVAQGPDGQIRLHKLLSENPERYSDAPIQGIRELMDLGKEAALPGEAIAEIRMGTTVATNALLERKGDPTLLLITEGFRDALRIGYQNRPDIFARQILLPEMLYERVIEVRERHSAQGEVLVALSEAEGDRLGQALQQAYDEGFRACAIAFLHGYRYPAHEQAIAAIARQVGFTQVSTSHEVSPLIKLVGRGDTTVVDAYLSPILRRYVDRVVGQVGQTRLLFMQSNGGLTDAHFFQGKDSILSGPAGGIVGAVQSSLAADFDKIITFDMGGTSTDVAHYSGEYERTFEAEVAGVRMRVPMMAIHTVAAGGGSVLFFDGARYRVGPESAGANPGPACYRRGGPLAVTDCNVMLGKIQPDFFPQVFGPEGNLPIDGEVVRQRFSDLAAEIRQATGDGRSPEEVAQGFLAIAVDNMANAIQKISTQRGYDVSEYTLCCFGAAGGQHACLIAEALGMERVFVHPYAGVLSAYGMGLADVRSLREQSIEAELTAELLPQLTEQLAALGQAAQTELIAQGVPETREIRLEQRVHLRYVGTDSSLVVAFGDLATMRERFEQAHQQRYGFFTPEKALVVAAIAVEAIAPTQAPAPASLPATAKPPVPLRSVAMYSRAAWHETPVYARSSLGAGDRLVGPAIIVEATGTTVLEVGWEAAVTGRGELLLTRSRVAGQPASDARTTDLTKADPVLLEIFNNLFMAIAEQMGVTLQNTSYSVNIKERLDFSCAIFDRWGQLVANAPHIPVHLGSMGESVQTLIAQVGEALQPGDVYVLNNPYNGGTHLPDVTVITPVFATETRSDRPEILFYVASRGHHADIGGITPGSMPPTSTSIHDEGILIDCFQLVDRGEFQEAAITELLTSGPYPARNPVQNIADLKAQIAANEKGVQELHRMVEHFSLPVVAAYMQHVQDNAEAAVRRAIAALARTQGHQRRTFVHPLDNGSQIQVAVTLDGDRQTAQVDFSGTSAQQPSNFNAPVSVCKAAVLYVFRTLVDDNIPLNAGCLKPIEIRIPEGCLLHPQAPAAVVAGNVEVSQAVTDALYSALGVLASSQGTMNNFTFGNDRYAYYETICGGSGAGATFDGTDAVHTHMTNSRLTDPEVLEWRFPVLVDRFEIRAGSGGPGQHRGGHGVVRRIRFREAMTAAILSSHRAIGPNGLQGGHPGTPGRNWIQRADGAEESLGGTAIAQLQPGDLFIIETPGGGGFGAPEA, encoded by the coding sequence ATGGCCAGCAATCTCGCGCAAGGGCAGTGGCGGTTTTGGATTGACCGGGGAGGGACGTTCACCGACATCGTGGCTCAGGGGCCTGACGGCCAGATTCGCCTGCACAAGCTGCTGTCCGAAAATCCTGAACGCTACAGCGACGCGCCGATTCAGGGAATCCGGGAGCTGATGGACCTGGGCAAAGAGGCCGCCCTGCCGGGGGAGGCGATCGCGGAGATCCGCATGGGCACCACCGTGGCCACCAATGCCTTGCTGGAGCGCAAAGGCGATCCGACGCTGCTGCTGATCACAGAAGGCTTTCGCGACGCCCTGCGCATCGGCTACCAAAATCGCCCAGACATCTTCGCGCGGCAGATCCTGCTGCCAGAGATGCTCTACGAGCGGGTGATCGAGGTGCGGGAGCGCCACAGCGCCCAGGGAGAAGTGCTGGTGGCCCTGAGCGAGGCGGAGGGCGATCGCCTGGGGCAGGCACTCCAGCAGGCCTACGACGAGGGATTTCGAGCCTGCGCGATCGCGTTTCTCCACGGCTACCGATATCCGGCTCACGAACAGGCGATCGCGGCGATCGCCCGCCAGGTCGGCTTTACCCAGGTTTCGACCTCCCACGAAGTCAGCCCTTTGATCAAGCTGGTCGGGCGCGGGGACACCACTGTTGTCGATGCCTATCTGTCGCCGATTTTGCGGCGCTACGTCGACCGGGTGGTGGGGCAGGTCGGCCAGACGCGCCTGCTGTTTATGCAGTCCAATGGCGGGCTGACGGACGCTCACTTTTTCCAGGGCAAAGACAGCATCCTGTCGGGGCCAGCGGGCGGTATCGTGGGAGCGGTGCAAAGCAGCCTGGCGGCGGACTTTGACAAGATTATTACCTTTGACATGGGGGGCACCTCGACGGACGTCGCCCACTACAGCGGCGAGTACGAGCGCACCTTCGAAGCGGAGGTGGCCGGTGTGCGGATGCGCGTGCCCATGATGGCCATTCACACCGTGGCGGCGGGGGGCGGCTCGGTGCTGTTCTTTGATGGGGCGCGCTACCGCGTGGGGCCGGAGTCGGCGGGGGCCAATCCAGGGCCTGCCTGCTATCGGCGCGGCGGACCCCTGGCGGTTACTGACTGCAATGTCATGCTGGGCAAAATTCAGCCAGACTTTTTCCCCCAAGTCTTCGGGCCGGAGGGCAATCTGCCCATTGATGGGGAGGTTGTGCGTCAGCGCTTTAGCGACCTCGCCGCCGAAATTCGTCAGGCCACGGGGGACGGGCGATCGCCAGAAGAAGTGGCTCAGGGCTTTTTGGCGATCGCCGTGGACAACATGGCCAACGCAATCCAAAAAATCTCGACCCAGCGGGGCTACGACGTATCGGAGTACACGCTGTGCTGCTTTGGGGCGGCGGGGGGTCAGCACGCGTGCCTGATCGCCGAGGCGCTGGGGATGGAGCGGGTGTTTGTGCATCCCTACGCGGGGGTCCTGTCGGCCTATGGGATGGGTTTAGCGGACGTGCGATCGCTGCGCGAGCAGTCGATCGAGGCGGAGCTCACCGCCGAGCTGCTGCCCCAGCTCACGGAGCAGCTCGCGGCGCTGGGCCAGGCGGCCCAAACCGAACTGATCGCCCAAGGCGTCCCCGAAACCCGCGAGATCCGCCTAGAGCAGCGCGTTCACCTGCGCTACGTGGGCACCGACTCGTCGCTGGTGGTGGCGTTTGGGGACTTGGCTACGATGCGCGAACGTTTTGAGCAGGCCCACCAGCAGCGCTACGGCTTCTTTACGCCCGAGAAGGCGCTGGTGGTGGCGGCCATTGCGGTGGAGGCGATCGCCCCGACCCAAGCCCCCGCGCCAGCCAGTTTGCCCGCTACGGCCAAGCCCCCAGTTCCCCTGCGATCGGTTGCCATGTACAGTCGAGCCGCCTGGCACGAAACGCCGGTGTACGCGCGATCTAGCCTGGGGGCGGGCGATCGCCTGGTGGGACCGGCCATCATTGTCGAGGCGACGGGCACAACGGTGCTGGAGGTCGGCTGGGAAGCTGCGGTCACGGGCCGGGGAGAGCTGCTGTTGACGCGATCGCGGGTGGCGGGGCAGCCAGCTAGCGACGCGCGCACCACTGACCTGACAAAAGCCGATCCGGTGCTGCTGGAAATTTTTAATAACCTGTTCATGGCGATCGCCGAGCAGATGGGCGTCACGCTGCAAAACACCAGCTACTCGGTCAACATTAAGGAGCGGCTGGATTTTTCCTGCGCTATCTTCGATCGCTGGGGCCAGCTAGTGGCCAACGCGCCCCACATTCCGGTGCACCTGGGCTCCATGGGCGAGAGTGTCCAAACCCTGATCGCCCAGGTCGGCGAAGCGTTGCAGCCAGGAGACGTCTACGTTCTCAACAATCCCTACAACGGCGGCACTCACCTGCCCGACGTGACGGTGATTACGCCCGTGTTTGCCACTGAGACAAGGAGCGATCGCCCTGAGATCCTGTTCTATGTCGCCTCGCGGGGCCACCACGCCGACATCGGCGGCATCACTCCCGGCTCCATGCCCCCCACCAGCACCTCGATTCACGACGAGGGCATTTTAATTGACTGCTTCCAGCTGGTCGATCGGGGTGAATTTCAGGAGGCCGCCATCACGGAGCTGCTCACTAGCGGTCCCTACCCCGCCCGCAACCCGGTACAAAACATCGCGGATCTGAAGGCCCAGATTGCTGCCAACGAGAAAGGAGTCCAGGAGCTACACCGGATGGTCGAGCATTTCTCGCTGCCGGTGGTGGCGGCCTATATGCAGCACGTCCAGGACAATGCCGAGGCGGCGGTGCGGCGGGCGATCGCCGCGCTGGCTCGCACCCAGGGCCATCAGCGCCGGACCTTTGTCCATCCCCTCGACAACGGCAGCCAGATCCAGGTGGCGGTCACCCTTGACGGCGATCGCCAAACCGCCCAGGTCGACTTCAGCGGCACCTCGGCCCAGCAGCCCAGCAACTTCAATGCGCCTGTTTCGGTCTGCAAGGCCGCCGTCCTCTACGTTTTCCGGACCCTCGTCGATGACAATATCCCGCTGAATGCTGGCTGCCTGAAGCCCATCGAGATCCGCATTCCCGAGGGGTGCCTGCTCCATCCCCAAGCGCCTGCCGCCGTCGTGGCCGGGAATGTCGAGGTGTCCCAGGCCGTCACCGACGCGCTGTACAGCGCCCTCGGCGTCCTCGCTTCTTCCCAGGGCACCATGAACAATTTCACCTTCGGCAACGATCGCTATGCCTACTACGAGACCATTTGCGGTGGATCGGGAGCCGGGGCCACCTTCGACGGCACCGACGCCGTGCACACCCACATGACCAACTCCCGCCTCACCGACCCCGAGGTGCTGGAGTGGCGATTCCCGGTTCTTGTCGATCGCTTCGAGATTCGGGCGGGCAGCGGCGGCCCCGGCCAGCATCGCGGCGGTCACGGGGTGGTGCGGCGCATCCGGTTCCGGGAGGCCATGACCGCCGCAATTCTTTCCAGTCATCGGGCGATCGGGCCGAATGGTCTCCAGGGCGGACACCCCGGCACCCCCGGACGCAACTGGATTCAGCGGGCGGACGGCGCTGAGGAATCCCTCGGCGGCACGGCGATCGCCCAGCTCCAGCCCGGCGATCTCTTCATCATCGAGACGCCGGGGGGCGGCGGCTTCGGGGCTCCAGAGGCCTAG
- a CDS encoding DUF427 domain-containing protein, giving the protein MNFFSNRIPPGPGQESVWDYPRPPRLEASSAHIRVIFNQVVIAETQRSQRVLETSHPPVYYIPPEDILPGCLHPTPRGSWCEWKGQAGYYTVRVGDREAPNAAWFYANPTPAFEGIAHYVAFYPHLMDACWVDEEAVQAQAGDFYGGWITSNIVGPFKGGPGTWGW; this is encoded by the coding sequence GTGAACTTTTTCTCCAACCGCATTCCTCCCGGTCCCGGCCAAGAGTCCGTTTGGGACTATCCCCGCCCGCCGCGCCTCGAAGCTTCGAGCGCCCACATTCGGGTGATTTTCAATCAGGTGGTGATCGCCGAAACCCAGCGATCGCAGCGGGTGCTCGAAACCAGCCATCCGCCGGTGTACTACATCCCGCCCGAGGACATCCTGCCGGGCTGCCTACACCCGACACCGCGCGGCAGCTGGTGCGAGTGGAAAGGCCAAGCGGGCTACTACACGGTGCGCGTGGGCGATCGCGAAGCGCCCAACGCCGCCTGGTTCTACGCCAATCCGACTCCCGCCTTTGAGGGCATTGCCCACTATGTCGCTTTCTACCCGCACCTGATGGACGCCTGCTGGGTCGACGAGGAAGCGGTCCAGGCCCAGGCCGGGGATTTTTATGGCGGCTGGATCACGTCCAATATCGTGGGGCCTTTTAAGGGAGGCCCTGGCACCTGGGGGTGGTAG
- a CDS encoding septal ring lytic transglycosylase RlpA family protein has protein sequence MTATGEIFDQSELTAAHPSLPFDTYLKVKNLKNGYSVIVRINDRGPYFENRTLDLSREAARRIDSEKTGVVPIEAVIMRPSGPIQEGQVISGNPGDRRVALNAP, from the coding sequence TTGACCGCCACCGGGGAAATCTTTGACCAGAGTGAATTAACGGCGGCCCATCCTTCCTTGCCCTTTGATACCTACCTCAAGGTCAAGAATCTCAAAAACGGCTATTCGGTGATTGTCCGCATCAACGATCGCGGCCCCTACTTTGAAAATCGCACCCTGGATTTGTCCCGTGAGGCGGCCCGCCGCATTGACAGCGAGAAAACGGGTGTTGTGCCCATCGAAGCCGTGATCATGCGCCCCTCCGGTCCGATCCAGGAGGGGCAAGTCATTTCTGGGAACCCAGGCGATCGCCGGGTGGCTCTCAACGCGCCGTGA
- a CDS encoding PhzF family phenazine biosynthesis protein yields MTGLPYYVVDVFAETKYAGNPLAVFVLNRALDPSQMQQIAKEINYSETTFITHTHPRQGGYDVRIFTPAQELPFAGHPALGTAYILQQKVVDQPVAQITLNLAVGQIPVTLNYGNGGDGAPEYLWMEQKAPTFGRSLSVEAVADVLGLDPEAFDARFPLEEVSTGVPFLMAPLRTLAALQQIQVNRDRYFQLIENLDAKAILAFCPETRSADNQLSARMFGEALGVIEDPATGSANGCLAGYLVKHRYFGGDRISVRVEQGYEIGRPSLLLLEAEGGADPIRVSVGGRVILVARGEFL; encoded by the coding sequence ATGACCGGCCTTCCTTATTACGTTGTTGATGTCTTTGCTGAGACTAAGTATGCTGGCAATCCCTTAGCGGTTTTCGTGCTGAACAGGGCGCTAGACCCCTCGCAAATGCAGCAAATTGCTAAGGAAATCAACTATTCTGAAACGACGTTCATTACCCATACTCACCCACGTCAGGGTGGGTATGATGTGAGAATTTTTACGCCAGCTCAGGAGCTACCCTTTGCGGGACACCCAGCGCTGGGAACGGCCTATATTTTGCAACAAAAGGTTGTGGATCAGCCGGTAGCGCAGATCACCCTCAACTTAGCGGTTGGCCAGATTCCGGTGACGCTGAACTATGGGAATGGTGGGGATGGAGCCCCTGAGTACCTGTGGATGGAGCAAAAAGCGCCAACCTTTGGGCGATCGCTCTCCGTTGAAGCCGTGGCGGACGTGCTGGGGCTAGACCCCGAAGCGTTTGACGCCAGATTTCCCCTGGAGGAGGTGTCCACCGGCGTCCCCTTCCTCATGGCTCCGCTAAGAACATTGGCCGCGCTTCAGCAAATTCAGGTCAACCGCGATCGCTACTTCCAGCTGATTGAAAATCTCGATGCCAAAGCGATTCTGGCCTTTTGCCCAGAGACGCGATCCGCCGACAATCAGCTCAGCGCGCGGATGTTTGGGGAGGCCCTCGGGGTAATCGAGGACCCGGCCACGGGCAGCGCCAACGGCTGTCTGGCTGGCTACTTGGTGAAGCACCGCTACTTTGGGGGCGATCGCATTTCGGTGCGGGTGGAGCAGGGCTACGAAATCGGTCGTCCGTCTCTGCTGCTGCTGGAGGCCGAGGGCGGTGCTGACCCAATTCGAGTGTCGGTCGGGGGCAGGGTGATTTTGGTCGCCCGGGGGGAGTTTCTCTAG
- a CDS encoding Crp/Fnr family transcriptional regulator, protein MLHYSPLEVTLQRDLRDLLEELYQEKTLHPFRAGQPIPLQDNQVWIVCRGVVQLNTFYANGEEALLGLASPSMPFGLPLTLIHPYQAIALSDVDLMPLAIAEIEQSPVLSQSIFRQLNRRLRQTEALLALAGHRRVEERLRQLLLLLQEEVGQPVPQGTRLGVRLTHQHLASAIGTTRVTVTRLLGQFRQDGWLTIDRSRHLVLTSKPVA, encoded by the coding sequence ATGCTCCATTACTCCCCCCTTGAGGTCACCCTCCAACGCGATCTTCGAGATCTTCTCGAGGAACTGTACCAGGAGAAAACTCTGCATCCCTTTCGCGCAGGCCAGCCGATTCCTCTACAGGACAATCAGGTTTGGATTGTGTGTCGGGGAGTCGTACAGCTCAATACGTTCTACGCCAACGGCGAAGAAGCCCTTTTGGGGCTAGCGAGTCCCTCGATGCCTTTTGGCTTGCCGCTGACGCTGATTCACCCCTATCAGGCGATCGCCCTTTCAGACGTTGACCTAATGCCCTTGGCGATCGCCGAAATCGAGCAGTCCCCCGTCCTGAGCCAGAGCATCTTTCGGCAGCTCAACCGGCGTCTGCGCCAAACCGAAGCCCTCCTGGCCTTGGCGGGACACCGCCGCGTCGAGGAGCGCCTCCGGCAGCTGCTGCTGCTGCTCCAAGAAGAAGTCGGGCAGCCAGTTCCCCAGGGAACTCGCCTCGGCGTGCGCCTGACGCACCAGCACCTCGCCAGCGCCATCGGCACGACCCGCGTGACCGTGACCCGGCTTTTGGGCCAGTTTCGGCAAGACGGCTGGCTCACCATCGATCGCAGCCGTCACCTTGTTTTGACCTCTAAGCCAGTTGCTTAG
- a CDS encoding M28 family peptidase, with translation MATVDVALKDRLQGHLAEVARERDPYFAAAGHLYVETYVRQQLEQWGTVSAHRFRANGREHRNWVLDLPGRDSGRSPILVGAHYDGVPGSPAADDNATGVAALLEIGRAIAHHPARHPVRCVAFDLEEMGLVGSEQYATALRADKVSLRLMISLEMLGYCDRAPGSQRYPSILDRFYPSQGDFIGLIGNVATLGDLLHFHRAMQRVGARSEWLPAGRRGLMVPQTRQSDHAPFWDRGYRALMVTDTAFLRNPHYHQPSDRLETLDLDFLTLVCQGMILGLQTL, from the coding sequence GTGGCAACCGTGGACGTCGCGCTCAAAGACCGCTTGCAAGGACATCTAGCCGAGGTTGCGCGGGAGCGCGACCCCTACTTTGCGGCGGCGGGGCACCTCTACGTGGAAACCTATGTGCGCCAGCAGCTGGAGCAGTGGGGCACCGTGAGCGCCCATCGGTTTCGGGCCAATGGGCGAGAGCATCGCAACTGGGTCCTGGATTTGCCGGGGCGGGACTCCGGGCGATCGCCCATTTTGGTCGGCGCTCACTACGACGGCGTGCCCGGCTCCCCGGCGGCGGACGACAACGCTACCGGGGTTGCGGCTCTGCTGGAAATCGGCCGGGCGATCGCCCACCATCCGGCCCGGCATCCGGTCCGCTGCGTGGCCTTTGACCTGGAGGAGATGGGCCTAGTGGGCAGCGAGCAGTACGCCACGGCCCTTCGCGCTGACAAAGTCTCTTTGCGGCTGATGATTTCCCTGGAGATGCTGGGATACTGCGATCGCGCACCCGGTTCCCAGCGGTATCCCAGCATTTTGGACCGTTTTTATCCCAGTCAAGGCGACTTTATTGGTCTGATTGGCAATGTCGCCACCCTGGGCGATCTGCTGCACTTCCATCGCGCCATGCAGCGCGTCGGCGCTCGCAGCGAGTGGCTGCCAGCGGGACGCCGGGGCCTGATGGTTCCCCAGACGCGCCAGAGCGACCACGCCCCCTTTTGGGACCGGGGCTACCGCGCCCTGATGGTGACGGACACCGCTTTCTTGCGCAATCCGCACTACCACCAGCCCAGCGATCGCCTGGAAACCCTTGACCTGGATTTTCTGACGCTGGTGTGCCAGGGAATGATTTTGGGCCTGCAAACGCTGTAG